The sequence ATTACCTCCTTGCAAAGTTGTTCTTAAAGAAAGACCTTCACACGATGCTAAGCTTAGACCTATTCATTACGTTGCTGCTAGCGAAGATCTTCAGGTGTtcaattttaatgattttggtgcttttattgttttctttattttagatGTTTGGGAGGTTTTTTCTTAAAGGTGTATAACTGCAGACTGGTGATGTGGCGTTTTCGGTTCCGAATTCACTTGTTGTTACGCTCGAGAGAGTACTAGGAAATGAGACCGTTGGTAAGCTGCATTTTCTAGCATTTCCctagaaattttataatcgGATTGGGgaagtttatttaatttgtaattattagaaattgcATGCTTGTTGAATTATCCTATACTGCTAATTGACAAGCATGTTCTTTGGAATTAGATAAGAGagtgtttttattatatctcACTGCATTATGGACCCTTCGGTGTGCACTACAAGGCAAAATCATACTGTTTACTCTAATCAATTATAGGCTTGTGCATGTGCATAATATATCTCTACTTGACATAATTATGAGGCCCATGAGTATACTATCATTGACCGTTTCAAAGACTTTATTCTAAGATGTCTAGCTTCCATGAATATCAAGCTTGATTTCAATTGTTTGACATCTTTATTATCTGATTCGTCTTTCATACAGCGGAACTATTAACCACAAACAAACTGTCGGAACTGGCGTGCTTGGCATTGTATCTCATGTATGAGAAGAagcaaggaaagaaatcattttGGTATCCATATATAAGAGAGCTTGATCGTCAACGCGGTAGGGGCCAACTAGCTGTGGAATCTCCACTTCTATGGTCAGAAGCTGAGTTGGCTTACCTGACTGGTAGCCCCACTAAGGTACTGTATGAATGTAATCTGTTGTTTAATATTGGATTCCATTGTCAGAATGCTGTTTGTGTACTGGCgcattttaaattgataaaatttccCTTGGTTATTATGTTAGAAGACTAATTCTGTTATTGGCCAAGTAGGCTGAAGTTCTTGAGAGGGCAGATGGAATTAAAAGAGAATATGATGAGCTTGATACTGTCTGGTTCATGGCCGGGTCTCTGTTTCAGGTTATACCTTGTATGCCTTAGTTGCTTGAGAAattgtttttaattgtaatCTCTTCAGAATATTTCCTTATTGTTTATATGAAGGAGCCCAAATATTGATATTTCATGACTTCTAATGCTTCATTTGCATTTTGCAGCAATACCCATATGATATACCTACTGAAGCTTTTCCTTTTGAGATTTTCAAACAAGCTTTTGTTGCAATTCAGTCATGTGTGGTGCACTTGCAGGTAAATTTGTTCTGTTCCCCGtgatttttattgaatacCAAACTAATGGATTTGTTACTCTACTGTACGCAAGTATTTGTATCTCatgtaattataatatttgaagGCAGTGTTTGGGTTGATTTTGCTCAAGTCTAACTAAGTGGTCTTTCTATTATTCGATCTAGAAATCAAGCACTCTGGTACTGGTTAATCCATTTTAGTTGCTCTTATATCAGAATGTACCATCACTGGCACGGCTTAGTTTCTCATAATAtgatctcttctttttcttagcAAACTTAGTAGCCCTAttactttctcttttcttttgtcactgtttttgaaataataaattgatggATTGATTCTCTTCTGTCCTCAGAAAGTCAGTTTGGCTCGGAGATTTGCTTTGGTTCCTCTTGGACCCCCTTTGCTAGCTTACAGAAGCAATTGCAAGGCAATGTTAAGTGCTGTTGATGGTGCTGTTGAACTAGTGGTCGATCGTCCCTACAAGTCTGGGGATCCCATTGCTGTTTGGTATGTAATTTGCTATGGTAACCCCATATTAAATGTTTCTCTGCAGGGCCTTTGTCTATTAAGAAACTGAAGTTGGGTACTTTTTTTTCCAGGTGTGGGCCGCAACCTAATTCAAAATTGCTTATAAACTATGGTTTTGTTGATGAAGATAATCGTTATGACCGCATTGTGGTGGAGgtaattttgatgttttattGTATTTCCAGTTCTTTTGTTGCCAACTTAATTCTGTTTATATTGAGCATTTTACTGTATGTCTCAGGCGGCACTTAACACCGAGGATCCTCAATATC comes from Ricinus communis isolate WT05 ecotype wild-type chromosome 5, ASM1957865v1, whole genome shotgun sequence and encodes:
- the LOC8271780 gene encoding ribulose-1,5 bisphosphate carboxylase/oxygenase large subunit N-methyltransferase, chloroplastic, which gives rise to MLPSMEVNSLRDNCISPLAIFSSTSSSFCRIPKCAVSFRSIRRQKNLCSACGSDTLVANSRKDDSNSSSSSNSSSSNSNRTGVVVSGKREEEEDLKDWMHKNGLPPCKVVLKERPSHDAKLRPIHYVAASEDLQTGDVAFSVPNSLVVTLERVLGNETVAELLTTNKLSELACLALYLMYEKKQGKKSFWYPYIRELDRQRGRGQLAVESPLLWSEAELAYLTGSPTKAEVLERADGIKREYDELDTVWFMAGSLFQQYPYDIPTEAFPFEIFKQAFVAIQSCVVHLQKVSLARRFALVPLGPPLLAYRSNCKAMLSAVDGAVELVVDRPYKSGDPIAVWCGPQPNSKLLINYGFVDEDNRYDRIVVEAALNTEDPQYQDKRMVAQRNGKLSIQVFQIYVGKEKEAISDILPYLRLGYVSDPSEMQSVISSQGPICPVSPCMEQAVLDQLADYFKRRLAGYPTSLNEDELMLADHNLNPKKRVATQLVRLEKKILNACLQATADLINQLPDLSVSPCPAPYAPILK